Proteins from a genomic interval of Oncorhynchus mykiss isolate Arlee chromosome 21, USDA_OmykA_1.1, whole genome shotgun sequence:
- the LOC110490647 gene encoding probable tRNA N6-adenosine threonylcarbamoyltransferase isoform X2 yields MTVVIGFEGSANKIGVGIVRDGEVLSNPRRTYITPPGQGFLPSETARHHRSVILTVLKEALEEAGLKPADVDCVAYTKGPGMGAPLVTVALVARTVAQLWGKPLLGVNHCIGHIEMGRLITQANNPTVLYVSGGNTQVIAYSERRYRIFGETIDIAVGNCLDRFARVIKISNDPSPGYNIEQMAKKGTQYVELPYTVKGMDVSFSGILSYIEEAAGKMLKCNQCTAEDLCFSLQETLFSMLVEITERAMAHCSSQEVLIVGGVGCNLRLQEMMGVMCKERGAKLFATDESFCIDNGAMIAQAGWEMFRSGQTTELSDSWITQRYRTDEVEVTWRD; encoded by the exons ATGACTGTAGTGATTGGATTTGAGGGTAGTGCCAACAAGATTGGTGTGGGCATTGTGAGGGATGGAGAAGTACTCTCAAACCCCAGACGCACCTACATTACACCCCCTGGTCAAG GGTTCCTGCCTAGTGAGACAGCCAGACATCACCGCAGTGTCATCCTAACAGTTCTGAAGGAGGCGCTGGAGGAGGCAGGGCTGAAGCCTGCTGACGTTGATTGCGTGGCATACACAAAGG GACCAGGGATGGGTGCCCCCTTGGTGACAGTGGCTCTGGTGGCGCGCACAGTGGCCCAGCTGTGGGGGAAGCCTCTCCTGGGTGTCAACCACTGTATTGGCCACATTGAGATGGGCCGCCTCATCACTCAAGCCAATAACCCCACTGTGCTCTATGTCAGTGGGGGTAACACACAG GTGATTGCATACTCTGAGCGGCGCTACAGGATATTTGGTGAGACCATCGACATTGCAGTGGGCAACTGCCTGGACAGGTTTGCCAGGGTGATAAAG ATTTCCAATGATCCCAGCCCTGGGTACAACATTGAGCAGATGGCCAAGAA AGGTACACAGTATGTGGAGCTTCCATACACGGTGAAGGGGATGGACGTGTCATTCTCTGGGATTCTATCCTATATCGAG GAAGCAGCTGGGAAGATGTTGAAATGTAATCAGTGTACAGCAGAAGACCTGTGCTTCTCCCTACAG GAGACCCTGTTTTCCATGCTGGTGGAGATCACAGAGAGGGCCATGGCTCACTGCAGCTCCCAGGAAGTGCTCATCGTTGGAGGCGTTGGCT GTAATCTGCGTCTGCAGGAGATGATGGGAGTCATGTGCAAGGAGAGGGGTGCAAAGCTCTTTGCTACAGATGAGAG CTTTTGTATCGATAATGGAGCAATGATTGCACAGGCTGGCTGGGAGATGTTCCGATCCGGTCAGACAACTGAGCTGTCAGACTCATGGATCACTCAAAG GTACAGAACAGATGAAGTGGAGGTGACCTGGAGAGATTGA
- the LOC110490647 gene encoding probable tRNA N6-adenosine threonylcarbamoyltransferase isoform X1, translated as MTVVIGFEGSANKIGVGIVRDGEVLSNPRRTYITPPGQGFLPSETARHHRSVILTVLKEALEEAGLKPADVDCVAYTKGPGMGAPLVTVALVARTVAQLWGKPLLGVNHCIGHIEMGRLITQANNPTVLYVSGGNTQVIAYSERRYRIFGETIDIAVGNCLDRFARVIKISNDPSPGYNIEQMAKKGTQYVELPYTVKGMDVSFSGILSYIEEAAGKMLKCNQCTAEDLCFSLQETLFSMLVEITERAMAHCSSQEVLIVGGVGCNLRLQEMMGVMCKERGAKLFATDESFCIDNGAMIAQAGWEMFRSGQTTELSDSWITQRSTILCCHPVTRETLLLAGTEQMKWR; from the exons ATGACTGTAGTGATTGGATTTGAGGGTAGTGCCAACAAGATTGGTGTGGGCATTGTGAGGGATGGAGAAGTACTCTCAAACCCCAGACGCACCTACATTACACCCCCTGGTCAAG GGTTCCTGCCTAGTGAGACAGCCAGACATCACCGCAGTGTCATCCTAACAGTTCTGAAGGAGGCGCTGGAGGAGGCAGGGCTGAAGCCTGCTGACGTTGATTGCGTGGCATACACAAAGG GACCAGGGATGGGTGCCCCCTTGGTGACAGTGGCTCTGGTGGCGCGCACAGTGGCCCAGCTGTGGGGGAAGCCTCTCCTGGGTGTCAACCACTGTATTGGCCACATTGAGATGGGCCGCCTCATCACTCAAGCCAATAACCCCACTGTGCTCTATGTCAGTGGGGGTAACACACAG GTGATTGCATACTCTGAGCGGCGCTACAGGATATTTGGTGAGACCATCGACATTGCAGTGGGCAACTGCCTGGACAGGTTTGCCAGGGTGATAAAG ATTTCCAATGATCCCAGCCCTGGGTACAACATTGAGCAGATGGCCAAGAA AGGTACACAGTATGTGGAGCTTCCATACACGGTGAAGGGGATGGACGTGTCATTCTCTGGGATTCTATCCTATATCGAG GAAGCAGCTGGGAAGATGTTGAAATGTAATCAGTGTACAGCAGAAGACCTGTGCTTCTCCCTACAG GAGACCCTGTTTTCCATGCTGGTGGAGATCACAGAGAGGGCCATGGCTCACTGCAGCTCCCAGGAAGTGCTCATCGTTGGAGGCGTTGGCT GTAATCTGCGTCTGCAGGAGATGATGGGAGTCATGTGCAAGGAGAGGGGTGCAAAGCTCTTTGCTACAGATGAGAG CTTTTGTATCGATAATGGAGCAATGATTGCACAGGCTGGCTGGGAGATGTTCCGATCCGGTCAGACAACTGAGCTGTCAGACTCATGGATCACTCAAAG GTCTACCATATTGTGCTGTCATCCAGTGACAAGAGAAACATTGTTGTTGGCAGGTACAGAACAGATGAAGTGGAGGTGA